One window of Hymenobacter sp. BRD128 genomic DNA carries:
- the guaB gene encoding IMP dehydrogenase: MADHATPKIAFEALTYDDVLLLPAYSEVLPRDCDPGTQLTPSIRLHLPLLSAAMDTVTEADMAIALAQAGGLGIVHKNMSIHKQAEQVRRVKRSESALIQDPFTLPPTASLADARNLMRKHNIGGIPVVEADHRLVGILTSRDLRFEKDFTAPVTTVMVPLDRLVTAPAGIDQRAAEDMLQDRKVDKLPLVDADGRLTGLMTYKDIRKRRRSPQASKDSQGRLRVGAAVGVTADLLQRVAALVEAGVDLISIDTAHGHSRGVLDAVRLIKKEHPSVAVMAGNVATAAGARALAEAGADVVKVGVGPGSICTTRIIAGIGVPQLSAVLEAARGVEGTGATIVADGGIKFSGDIVKALAGGAAAVMVGSLLAGTEEAPGELIIYEGRKYKSYRGMGSVEAMEDGSKDRYFQDAEDDVKKLVPEGIVGRVPFKGGVGEVLYQMAGGLRAGMGYVGAANLAALQAAQFVRITGAGLRESHPHDVQITREAPNYSSR; this comes from the coding sequence ATGGCCGACCACGCCACCCCCAAAATCGCCTTCGAGGCCCTGACCTACGACGACGTCCTGCTGCTGCCCGCTTACTCGGAGGTGCTCCCCCGCGACTGCGACCCCGGCACCCAGCTCACCCCCAGCATCCGGCTGCACCTGCCCTTGCTATCGGCCGCTATGGATACCGTGACGGAAGCCGACATGGCCATTGCGCTGGCCCAGGCCGGCGGCCTCGGCATTGTGCACAAAAACATGAGCATCCACAAGCAAGCCGAGCAGGTGCGCCGCGTGAAGCGCTCGGAGTCGGCGCTTATTCAGGACCCATTTACGCTGCCCCCCACCGCTAGCCTGGCCGATGCCCGCAACTTGATGCGCAAGCACAACATTGGTGGCATTCCGGTAGTAGAGGCCGACCACCGCCTGGTGGGCATCCTCACGAGCCGCGACCTGCGCTTTGAGAAGGACTTTACCGCGCCCGTTACCACGGTAATGGTGCCGCTCGACCGCCTCGTGACGGCCCCCGCCGGCATCGACCAGCGCGCCGCCGAAGACATGCTGCAAGACCGCAAGGTGGACAAGCTGCCCCTGGTGGATGCCGACGGCCGCCTCACCGGCCTGATGACCTACAAGGACATTCGCAAGCGCCGCCGCTCGCCCCAGGCCAGCAAAGACAGCCAGGGCCGCCTGCGCGTGGGCGCCGCCGTAGGCGTTACGGCCGACCTGCTCCAGCGCGTGGCCGCCCTTGTGGAGGCCGGCGTCGACCTCATCAGCATCGACACGGCCCACGGCCACAGCCGGGGCGTGCTCGATGCCGTGCGCCTCATCAAAAAGGAGCACCCCAGTGTGGCCGTGATGGCTGGCAACGTGGCTACCGCCGCCGGCGCCCGCGCCCTGGCCGAGGCCGGCGCCGACGTAGTGAAAGTGGGCGTGGGCCCCGGCTCCATCTGCACCACGCGCATTATTGCCGGTATTGGGGTGCCGCAGCTGTCGGCGGTGCTGGAGGCCGCGCGCGGCGTCGAGGGCACCGGCGCTACTATCGTGGCCGATGGCGGCATCAAGTTTTCGGGTGATATCGTGAAGGCCCTAGCCGGTGGGGCGGCTGCCGTCATGGTCGGCTCGCTGCTGGCCGGCACCGAAGAGGCGCCCGGCGAGCTCATTATTTACGAAGGCCGCAAGTACAAGAGCTATCGTGGCATGGGCTCGGTCGAGGCGATGGAAGACGGCTCGAAGGACCGCTATTTTCAGGATGCCGAGGACGACGTGAAGAAACTCGTGCCCGAAGGCATTGTGGGCCGCGTGCCCTTCAAGGGCGGCGTGGGCGAGGTGCTGTACCAGATGGCGGGTGGCCTGCGCGCCGGCATGGGCTACGTGGGCGCGGCCAACCTGGCCGCCTTACAAGCCGCGCAGTTTGTGCGCATCACCGGGGCCGGCCTGCGCGAAAGCCACCCCCACGACGTGCAGATTACCCGCGAGGCGCCCAACTATTCGAGCCGCTAG
- a CDS encoding PP2C family protein-serine/threonine phosphatase — MPKFSRSVWLIAVAAGCWLLLLLGTLSQGRAVLGLPADWPRWLLLLAQGGFAASVFLYARFQPNPLVGHSFLPVLRRLFWRGFVLTALLVSVQTFVQLTDARTLPLPGNATAAAAYTISLALFIILLAQTLYVWRSLVSFRGSPRLQREWTTFELLLGAALLFQLFVWQTPDFLRVAVITGLGLFGVYLSGHQRWVAYLSQGQKIQAILLQLGVLGFLLLFLFYLRGAQADPVLLAPPTQQAFLVLTSFFAVFYAVAGLAVTLFNLPIADVYEQRRAEILSLQQLSQIIQRGQTAPEIYQALFTSAVQTIHADTAWLDTHHQSADLASPPPVPLLHELTPADLAALQPQVSALLATSQAEIVDNDLNRSQRLTGFSQPYGSVAVLPLRSATHDYGVLVLLKKEQAGFDPEDLSILHTFTTQTVLSLENLQLAQEARISQSAQDELRIAALVQESLIPKHLPTDNWFEISTYAQAAKEVGGDFYDFLHLPGQRLAVLIGDVSGKGVTAAFHTAQMKGIFHALMQPNPLAKKDRDRYPDPHRFMVKANEALTHCLERSSFITAAFYLIDYEAGGFSFARAGHCHTLYYHSIKEEVSYFRSEGLGLGILRDGNYGKHVKNQFWDYNPGDVMVVYTDGILEARNASGDEYGEERLARMLGESFYQSAEEINRHIRHDVQEFSKGLPLHDDQTLLVIKFKAAQPQG; from the coding sequence ATGCCCAAATTTAGCCGTTCGGTGTGGCTGATAGCAGTAGCTGCCGGGTGCTGGCTGCTGCTGCTGCTAGGCACCCTTAGCCAGGGCCGCGCTGTGCTGGGCCTGCCGGCCGACTGGCCGCGCTGGCTGCTTTTGCTGGCGCAGGGCGGCTTTGCGGCCAGCGTTTTTCTCTACGCCCGCTTCCAACCCAATCCGTTGGTGGGGCACAGTTTTTTGCCGGTGCTACGGCGCCTGTTCTGGCGCGGGTTCGTGCTCACGGCACTGCTGGTGAGCGTCCAAACGTTTGTGCAGCTGACTGATGCGCGCACGCTGCCGCTACCGGGCAATGCCACGGCGGCGGCGGCCTATACTATCAGCCTGGCGCTGTTTATCATCCTGCTGGCCCAAACGCTTTACGTCTGGCGCTCACTGGTCAGCTTCCGCGGTAGCCCCCGGCTCCAGCGCGAGTGGACGACTTTTGAGTTGCTACTGGGGGCCGCCCTGCTATTTCAGCTGTTTGTGTGGCAGACGCCGGATTTTTTGCGCGTGGCCGTTATCACCGGTCTAGGGTTGTTTGGGGTGTATCTGAGCGGGCATCAGCGGTGGGTAGCTTACTTGAGCCAGGGGCAGAAAATACAGGCCATTTTGTTGCAGCTAGGGGTGCTGGGCTTTCTGCTGCTGTTCTTGTTTTACCTGCGCGGGGCGCAGGCCGACCCCGTCCTGCTGGCCCCACCTACGCAGCAGGCCTTTCTGGTGCTGACTTCGTTTTTCGCGGTTTTCTACGCTGTGGCGGGCCTGGCTGTCACCTTATTCAACCTACCCATTGCCGATGTGTATGAGCAGCGGCGGGCCGAAATACTGAGCTTGCAGCAGCTTAGCCAGATTATTCAGCGTGGCCAGACGGCCCCCGAAATTTACCAGGCGCTCTTCACTTCGGCCGTGCAAACTATTCACGCCGACACGGCCTGGCTTGATACCCATCACCAGTCGGCCGACCTGGCTAGCCCGCCGCCCGTGCCGCTGCTGCACGAGCTGACGCCGGCCGACCTAGCGGCGCTGCAGCCCCAAGTATCCGCCCTGCTAGCTACTTCCCAGGCCGAAATCGTTGATAACGACCTCAACCGCTCCCAGCGTCTCACTGGCTTCAGCCAGCCCTACGGTTCGGTGGCAGTGCTGCCGCTACGCAGCGCCACGCACGATTATGGCGTGCTGGTGCTACTGAAGAAAGAACAGGCTGGCTTCGACCCCGAAGACCTGAGCATCCTGCACACGTTCACCACCCAAACGGTGCTGAGCCTCGAAAACCTCCAGCTCGCCCAGGAGGCCCGCATCAGCCAGAGCGCGCAGGATGAGCTACGCATCGCGGCGCTGGTGCAGGAGAGCCTTATTCCGAAGCATCTGCCTACCGATAACTGGTTTGAAATCAGCACCTACGCCCAGGCAGCCAAGGAAGTTGGGGGCGACTTCTACGACTTTCTGCACCTGCCGGGCCAGCGGCTGGCCGTGCTCATCGGCGACGTGTCGGGCAAGGGTGTGACGGCTGCCTTCCACACGGCCCAGATGAAGGGAATTTTTCACGCCCTGATGCAGCCCAACCCCCTAGCCAAGAAAGACCGCGACCGCTACCCCGACCCGCACCGCTTTATGGTGAAGGCCAACGAGGCCCTGACGCACTGCCTCGAGCGCTCGTCGTTTATCACTGCTGCCTTCTACTTAATTGACTACGAGGCCGGGGGCTTTAGCTTTGCCCGGGCGGGCCACTGCCATACGCTGTATTACCACTCTATTAAAGAAGAGGTCAGCTATTTCCGCAGCGAGGGCCTGGGCCTGGGCATTCTGCGCGATGGCAACTACGGCAAGCACGTCAAAAATCAATTCTGGGATTATAATCCCGGCGACGTGATGGTGGTTTACACCGATGGTATTCTGGAAGCCCGCAATGCCAGCGGCGATGAATACGGCGAGGAGCGCCTGGCCCGCATGCTAGGCGAGTCGTTTTACCAGTCGGCCGAGGAAATCAACCGCCACATCCGCCACGACGTGCAGGAGTTTAGCAAGGGCCTGCCCCTGCACGACGACCAGACGCTGCTCGTCATCAAGTTCAAAGCTGCCCAACCTCAAGGCTAG
- a CDS encoding STAS domain-containing protein: protein MKVTAQPADTTLTLFLDGELDASSAVVLDTELNKPELLNYKKVLIDCQKLSYISSAGLGVFISHLQRLQDSNVKLVFYNMQEKVFNVFEILGLDSLMTIVPTEQEAQAA from the coding sequence ATGAAAGTAACCGCTCAACCTGCCGATACCACCCTTACGCTCTTCCTGGATGGCGAGCTAGACGCCTCCTCGGCCGTCGTGCTCGACACCGAGCTCAACAAGCCTGAGCTGCTCAATTACAAGAAAGTTCTCATCGATTGCCAGAAGCTTAGCTACATTTCCTCGGCTGGCCTGGGCGTATTCATTTCCCATTTGCAGCGCTTGCAGGATTCTAATGTAAAATTAGTTTTCTACAATATGCAGGAAAAGGTTTTTAACGTATTTGAAATTCTCGGCCTCGACTCGCTCATGACCATCGTGCCGACTGAGCAGGAAGCCCAAGCCGCCTAA
- a CDS encoding ATP-binding protein, whose amino-acid sequence MQDRIRISCSRQNLQQVRDFVRGFLLSAKRNDLLVNQVVLAVDEVVANFIIHANGEDATQFLDLLLVLADQHLDIEIEDHGNTLFLPPGKVPNPDLRAYIQQGRKGGMGMALVSRIMDQVEFFERNSHTVCHLSKTLI is encoded by the coding sequence ATGCAAGACCGCATCCGCATTAGCTGCTCGCGCCAGAACCTTCAGCAGGTGCGCGACTTCGTGCGCGGTTTTTTGCTAAGTGCCAAGCGCAATGATTTGCTGGTCAATCAGGTGGTGCTGGCAGTGGATGAAGTGGTGGCCAATTTCATCATTCACGCCAATGGCGAGGATGCTACCCAATTCTTAGACCTGCTGCTGGTGCTGGCCGACCAACACCTCGACATTGAGATTGAGGACCACGGCAATACGCTCTTTTTACCCCCCGGCAAAGTGCCTAATCCCGACCTGCGGGCCTACATTCAGCAGGGGCGCAAGGGCGGCATGGGCATGGCCCTGGTGTCGCGCATTATGGACCAGGTAGAGTTTTTTGAGCGCAATTCGCACACCGTTTGCCACTTAAGCAAAACACTCATCTAG
- a CDS encoding peptidylprolyl isomerase: protein MHSRLPLAGAAAATLLQLAACQTSKPTTATTTPASLALGTPVAAGPAIETLGTYPVSAREFAYVYKKNNSTAPDYGTRASVTDYLTLYTNFRLKVLDAEKHGLDTTQAFRRELDGYKQQLALPYLTEKGVTDQLVREAYDRMGQEVNASHILVRVAPDAAPADTLAAYQKVVALRQRVTGGEDFGTVARATSEDPSARENAGKLGYFTAMQMVYPFETAAYRTPVGQVSQPIRTRFGYHIIKVNDRRAAQGEIKVAHLMVRVTPQAPRADSVAAHKKIDELYARLRKGENWNKLVAQFSEDAGSAPNGGELPPFGTGRMIPSFEEVAFKLQKPGDISAPVQTPYGWHIIKLIEKQPLPPFATMEPTLKSKVGKDSRSELNRAAFLKRIRQEDQFVEIPAAKQLAFAQADSALVKGHYKFGGAATMRTTGTKTGGPKTLKAGGDKLPLFTISGKPYSVADFLAFVQQNQRPRPTATPQFAMQQLYDQYVDQSLTDFEKASLPTKYEDYRMLVQEYRDGILLFQLMDEKVWSKAIEDTAGLRKFFMANQANYQFGQRARGTVISAASPQLLARAQRELRASRYPVAGKAGTALVHFKPGTASPANSGGSAVLDDVARRLSQDTALTVTVAGHIRKGESAALARQRTTAAIDYLAKTGKIERRRLSAGPASAAVTATGDTRIAFFSNSTSALEASLNQQNPLAVQIQQRTFQKGDNKVMDDYLTRPAGTYQVQRDGRYYAILVKQTLAPGAKALRDARGQATSDYQNYLEKQWIAQLRQQYPVKVNEDEVSKLVTK from the coding sequence ATGCATTCCCGCCTTCCGTTGGCTGGTGCCGCTGCTGCCACGCTGCTCCAGCTGGCCGCCTGCCAAACCAGCAAGCCTACTACTGCCACCACTACCCCCGCTAGCCTGGCGCTGGGCACGCCGGTAGCCGCCGGCCCCGCCATCGAAACGCTCGGTACCTACCCGGTTTCGGCCCGCGAGTTTGCCTACGTTTATAAGAAAAACAACAGCACGGCGCCCGACTACGGCACCCGCGCCAGCGTGACGGACTACCTCACGCTCTATACCAATTTTCGGCTGAAAGTACTCGATGCCGAAAAGCACGGCCTCGATACTACTCAGGCCTTTCGGCGCGAGCTCGACGGCTACAAGCAGCAGCTGGCCCTGCCCTACCTCACCGAGAAGGGCGTGACCGACCAGCTCGTGCGCGAGGCCTACGACCGCATGGGCCAGGAGGTAAACGCCTCGCACATCCTGGTGCGCGTGGCGCCCGATGCAGCCCCGGCCGACACCCTAGCCGCTTACCAGAAAGTAGTGGCCCTGCGCCAGCGCGTGACGGGCGGCGAAGATTTTGGCACCGTAGCCCGCGCCACCAGCGAAGACCCTTCAGCCCGCGAAAACGCCGGCAAACTCGGCTACTTCACGGCCATGCAGATGGTGTACCCGTTTGAGACGGCCGCCTACCGCACGCCGGTGGGGCAGGTGAGTCAGCCCATTCGCACGCGCTTCGGCTACCATATTATTAAGGTAAATGACCGCCGCGCGGCACAAGGCGAAATCAAGGTAGCTCACCTGATGGTGCGCGTGACGCCCCAGGCGCCGCGTGCCGACTCGGTGGCCGCGCACAAGAAAATCGATGAGCTCTACGCTCGCCTGCGCAAGGGCGAGAACTGGAATAAGCTCGTGGCCCAGTTTTCGGAAGATGCCGGCTCGGCGCCCAACGGCGGCGAGCTGCCACCCTTCGGCACCGGCCGCATGATTCCGTCGTTTGAGGAAGTGGCGTTTAAGCTGCAAAAGCCCGGCGACATCTCGGCCCCGGTGCAAACGCCCTATGGCTGGCACATTATTAAGCTGATTGAGAAGCAGCCGCTGCCGCCCTTCGCCACGATGGAGCCCACGCTAAAAAGCAAGGTGGGCAAAGACTCGCGCTCGGAGCTCAACCGCGCGGCTTTCCTCAAGCGCATTCGCCAGGAAGACCAGTTCGTAGAGATTCCGGCCGCCAAGCAGCTGGCTTTTGCCCAGGCCGATTCGGCGCTGGTAAAGGGCCATTATAAGTTTGGCGGGGCCGCCACGATGCGCACGACCGGCACCAAGACCGGCGGGCCTAAAACGCTGAAAGCGGGCGGTGATAAACTACCGCTATTCACTATCAGTGGCAAGCCTTACTCGGTGGCAGACTTCTTGGCTTTTGTGCAGCAAAACCAGCGCCCGCGCCCCACGGCCACGCCGCAGTTTGCCATGCAGCAGCTCTACGACCAGTACGTGGACCAGAGCCTGACCGATTTCGAGAAGGCTAGCCTGCCCACCAAGTACGAAGATTACCGCATGCTGGTGCAGGAATACCGCGATGGCATCCTGCTCTTCCAGCTCATGGATGAAAAAGTATGGAGCAAGGCTATTGAGGACACGGCCGGCCTGCGCAAGTTTTTTATGGCCAACCAGGCCAACTACCAGTTTGGGCAGCGGGCGCGGGGTACGGTTATTTCGGCCGCCTCGCCGCAGCTGCTGGCCCGCGCCCAGCGCGAGCTACGGGCTAGCCGCTACCCGGTGGCCGGTAAAGCCGGCACGGCGCTCGTGCACTTCAAGCCCGGCACCGCCTCGCCCGCCAACAGTGGTGGGTCGGCGGTGCTCGATGACGTAGCCCGTCGCCTGAGCCAGGATACGGCCCTCACCGTGACGGTGGCCGGCCATATTCGCAAGGGGGAAAGCGCGGCGCTGGCCCGCCAGCGCACTACGGCCGCTATCGACTACCTGGCCAAGACCGGTAAAATTGAGCGCCGCCGACTGAGCGCTGGCCCCGCCAGCGCGGCTGTCACCGCTACTGGCGACACCCGCATCGCATTTTTCAGCAACTCGACCAGCGCGCTGGAGGCTAGCCTGAACCAGCAAAACCCGCTGGCCGTGCAGATTCAGCAGCGCACTTTTCAGAAGGGCGACAACAAAGTGATGGACGACTACCTCACCCGCCCCGCGGGCACCTACCAGGTGCAGCGCGATGGCCGCTACTACGCTATCTTGGTGAAACAGACCCTCGCGCCCGGCGCCAAGGCCCTGCGCGATGCCCGCGGCCAGGCTACCAGCGACTACCAGAACTACCTCGAAAAACAGTGGATTGCGCAATTGCGCCAGCAGTACCCCGTTAAGGTCAACGAGGACGAGGTGAGCAAGCTTGTGACTAAATAA
- a CDS encoding peptidylprolyl isomerase gives MQRIARRLSALSLVVFGALLALPQASHAQLGISRPVGQQLLDGIAVKVDNQIILRSEIEGIVAQEAARAQGKPLPPDLRCKIVQSLVLNKLMIARAEVDSVTVTDAQVNSELDRRMNYFVQQVGSEKKLEEMYNKPVRVLKEDLRPQVHDQLVQQKMQEQISGKVAITPREVKEYFDRVPKDSIPYFSTEVEVGQIVIPAQVNDAAKQAAIAQLNDLRARVLAGESFEALAKQYSQDPGSGAQGGYLGFFKKGELVPEYEAASRKLEPGQLSPVVESQFGFHLIQFIERKGDSYSTRHILLKPVTGTADASVAATKLTRIRSQILKDSISFSKAAKEFSTDKMTAANGGLLANRQDGGSRLPLDKLDPAIFFIIDTMKVGHITPPLPYRTDDGKEAMRILYLKSNTPPHQANLLDDYQKISQAALSQKKSKALDDWYEKNRDTVYLEVAPEYAQCKVLASNGQ, from the coding sequence ATGCAACGTATCGCCCGGCGTTTATCCGCCCTTTCCCTCGTCGTTTTTGGGGCCTTGCTGGCGCTGCCGCAGGCTAGCCACGCCCAGCTCGGCATCAGCCGGCCAGTGGGCCAGCAGCTGCTCGACGGTATCGCCGTAAAGGTTGACAACCAGATTATTCTGCGCTCCGAAATTGAAGGCATCGTGGCGCAGGAGGCCGCCCGCGCCCAGGGCAAGCCCCTGCCGCCCGACCTGCGCTGCAAAATTGTGCAGAGCTTGGTGCTCAACAAGCTGATGATAGCCCGCGCCGAAGTGGACTCGGTAACCGTAACCGACGCGCAGGTGAACAGCGAGCTTGACCGCCGCATGAATTACTTCGTGCAGCAGGTGGGCTCGGAAAAGAAGCTGGAGGAAATGTACAACAAGCCGGTGCGCGTGCTCAAAGAAGACCTGCGCCCGCAGGTACACGACCAGCTGGTGCAGCAGAAAATGCAGGAGCAGATTTCGGGCAAGGTGGCCATCACGCCGCGCGAAGTGAAGGAATACTTCGACAGAGTGCCCAAAGACAGTATTCCGTACTTCTCGACCGAGGTCGAAGTGGGCCAGATTGTGATTCCGGCCCAGGTGAATGACGCCGCCAAACAGGCGGCCATTGCGCAGCTCAACGACCTGCGCGCCCGCGTGCTGGCCGGCGAAAGCTTCGAGGCCCTGGCCAAACAATACTCGCAGGACCCCGGCTCGGGGGCGCAGGGCGGCTACCTGGGCTTCTTCAAAAAGGGCGAGCTGGTGCCCGAATACGAGGCCGCCTCGCGCAAGCTGGAGCCCGGCCAGTTGTCGCCGGTGGTTGAGTCGCAGTTTGGCTTTCACCTTATTCAATTCATTGAGCGCAAAGGCGATTCATACTCGACGCGCCATATTTTGCTGAAGCCCGTGACGGGCACGGCCGACGCCAGCGTGGCCGCTACCAAGCTCACCCGCATCCGCAGCCAGATTTTGAAGGACAGCATTTCGTTCTCGAAGGCGGCCAAGGAATTCAGCACCGATAAGATGACGGCGGCCAACGGCGGCCTGCTCGCCAACCGCCAGGACGGCGGCTCGCGGCTGCCGCTCGACAAGCTCGACCCGGCCATCTTCTTCATCATCGATACGATGAAGGTGGGGCACATTACCCCGCCCCTGCCCTACCGCACCGACGATGGCAAGGAAGCTATGCGCATTCTCTACCTCAAGAGCAATACGCCGCCCCACCAGGCCAACCTGCTCGACGACTACCAGAAAATATCGCAGGCCGCGCTGAGCCAGAAGAAAAGCAAGGCGCTCGATGATTGGTACGAGAAAAACCGCGACACTGTGTACCTGGAAGTAGCCCCGGAATATGCCCAGTGCAAGGTGCTAGCCAGCAACGGGCAGTAA
- a CDS encoding MoxR family ATPase, with protein sequence MAQFQNDKEAADSLARAFQQLRQEIGKVIVGQEEVVRLVLTAVFAQGHCLLVGVPGLAKTLLIQTIADSLDLSFNRIQFTPDLMPSDIVGSETLTQQREFQFVKGPIFANIILADEINRTPPKTQAALLESMQEYAVTVAGQRYPLARPFFVLATQNPIEQEGTYPLPEAQLDRFMFNIQLGYPSYEEELNIVKNTTSDRKPVVNKILHSDDIQAYQALVRRVPVADNVVEYAVSLVHKTRPNTARTAPRAQQLLEWGAGPRASQYLIVAAKCNALLSGKYSPDIEDVRAVALPILRHRIVRNFKAEAEGTTVEQIVKDLL encoded by the coding sequence ATGGCTCAATTTCAAAACGATAAAGAGGCGGCCGACTCGCTGGCCCGCGCCTTTCAGCAGCTGCGGCAGGAAATCGGCAAAGTCATCGTGGGGCAGGAAGAAGTGGTGCGGCTGGTGCTCACGGCCGTGTTTGCCCAGGGCCACTGCCTACTGGTGGGCGTGCCGGGGCTAGCCAAGACGCTGCTCATCCAGACCATTGCCGACTCGCTCGACCTCTCGTTCAACCGCATCCAGTTTACGCCCGACTTGATGCCCTCCGACATCGTGGGCTCGGAGACGCTGACGCAGCAGCGCGAGTTTCAGTTTGTGAAGGGGCCGATTTTCGCCAATATTATTCTGGCCGACGAAATCAACCGCACGCCGCCCAAAACCCAGGCTGCCCTGCTCGAAAGCATGCAGGAATACGCCGTGACGGTGGCCGGGCAGCGTTACCCGCTGGCGCGGCCGTTTTTTGTGCTGGCCACCCAAAACCCCATCGAGCAGGAAGGCACCTACCCGCTGCCCGAGGCCCAGCTCGACCGTTTTATGTTCAACATCCAGCTAGGCTACCCGAGCTACGAGGAAGAGCTGAACATCGTCAAGAACACGACTTCTGACCGCAAGCCGGTGGTGAACAAGATTTTACACTCGGACGATATTCAGGCCTACCAAGCGCTGGTGCGCCGCGTGCCGGTGGCCGACAACGTGGTGGAATACGCCGTGAGCCTCGTGCACAAGACACGCCCCAACACCGCGCGCACCGCGCCGCGCGCCCAGCAATTGCTGGAATGGGGCGCCGGCCCGCGGGCTAGCCAGTACCTGATAGTGGCTGCCAAATGCAACGCCCTGCTCAGCGGCAAGTACTCGCCCGATATAGAAGACGTGCGCGCCGTAGCTTTGCCCATCCTGCGTCACCGCATCGTGCGCAACTTCAAGGCCGAGGCCGAAGGCACCACGGTGGAGCAGATTGTGAAAGACCTTCTTTGA
- a CDS encoding GNAT family N-acetyltransferase: MLATVRLLLRPYEPTDAEAFFTLLDHSRARLQYSFPDRLRAVPTLASAPAQLAAFADDWRTGRFYVLGIWLRETGAYIGDICLMPQRNGQAEIGYYLAASAEGHGYAREALAAVCRFGFGRPVEAQRLLIRCFADNKKAQAVARALGFTPQGLEEAKQPAWLRLSFWDSRPPQAPILHFVRHWAAGD, translated from the coding sequence GTGCTCGCAACCGTCCGCCTGCTCCTACGCCCTTATGAGCCGACCGATGCCGAGGCGTTTTTCACCTTGCTCGACCACAGCCGCGCGCGCCTGCAATACTCTTTTCCCGACCGCCTGCGGGCCGTGCCGACCCTAGCCAGTGCGCCTGCCCAGCTCGCCGCCTTTGCCGACGACTGGCGCACCGGCCGCTTCTACGTGCTCGGCATCTGGCTGCGCGAAACCGGCGCATACATCGGCGACATCTGCCTCATGCCCCAGCGCAATGGCCAGGCCGAAATCGGCTACTACCTGGCGGCCAGCGCCGAGGGCCACGGCTACGCCCGCGAGGCCCTGGCGGCCGTGTGCCGCTTCGGCTTCGGCCGGCCCGTCGAGGCGCAGCGGCTCCTCATCCGCTGCTTCGCCGATAATAAAAAAGCCCAGGCCGTGGCGCGGGCGCTGGGCTTTACGCCCCAGGGACTCGAAGAAGCCAAGCAGCCCGCCTGGCTGCGCCTCAGCTTCTGGGATAGCCGGCCGCCGCAAGCGCCCATCCTGCACTTCGTGCGCCACTGGGCGGCGGGCGACTAG
- the recA gene encoding recombinase RecA — translation MVDKADKTGPSSPAAEKAKALALTMEKLDKAFGKGTVMKLSDQKVNDIPAISTGSLSLDIALGIGGLPRGRVIEIYGPESSGKTTLTMHAIAEAQKAGGTAAFIDAEHAFDPTYAKKLGIDVDNLLIAQPDNGEQALEIADQLISSGAIDIIVIDSVAALVPKGELEGDMGDSKVGLHARLMSQALRKLTGTINKTNCLCIFINQLREKIGVMFGSPETTTGGNALKFYASVRLDIRRIGQIKEDKDNVTGNRTKVKVVKNKVAPPFKVVEFDIIYGQGISKVGEIVDLGVDMGIIGKSGSWFSYDGNKIGQGREAVKTLLLDNPELADQIEAKIRTMAKGDDAVIPVDMSGPEDGDDTL, via the coding sequence ATGGTCGATAAAGCTGACAAAACCGGTCCCTCCAGCCCCGCCGCCGAGAAAGCCAAGGCCCTCGCGCTGACGATGGAGAAGCTCGATAAAGCCTTCGGCAAAGGTACCGTGATGAAGCTCTCGGACCAGAAAGTGAACGATATTCCGGCCATTAGCACGGGCTCGCTCTCGCTGGATATTGCCCTCGGCATCGGCGGCCTGCCCCGCGGCCGCGTTATTGAGATTTACGGCCCCGAATCGAGCGGTAAGACGACCCTGACGATGCACGCCATTGCCGAGGCCCAGAAAGCCGGTGGCACTGCCGCCTTCATCGACGCCGAGCACGCCTTCGACCCGACCTACGCCAAGAAGCTGGGCATCGATGTGGATAACCTGCTGATTGCCCAGCCCGACAACGGCGAACAAGCTCTGGAGATTGCCGACCAGCTCATCAGCTCGGGCGCTATTGATATCATCGTGATTGACTCGGTAGCGGCCCTCGTACCGAAGGGCGAGCTCGAAGGCGACATGGGCGACTCGAAAGTGGGCCTGCACGCCCGCCTCATGAGCCAGGCCCTGCGCAAGCTCACCGGCACGATTAACAAGACCAACTGCCTCTGCATCTTCATCAACCAGCTGCGCGAGAAAATCGGCGTGATGTTCGGCTCGCCCGAAACTACGACCGGTGGTAACGCGCTGAAATTCTACGCTTCGGTGCGCCTCGACATCCGCCGTATCGGCCAGATTAAGGAGGACAAAGACAACGTGACTGGTAACCGCACCAAGGTGAAGGTGGTGAAAAATAAGGTGGCGCCGCCCTTCAAGGTGGTCGAGTTTGACATCATCTACGGCCAGGGCATTTCGAAAGTCGGGGAGATTGTGGACCTGGGTGTCGACATGGGCATCATAGGTAAGTCGGGCTCGTGGTTCAGCTACGACGGCAACAAAATCGGCCAGGGCCGCGAAGCCGTAAAAACCCTGCTGCTCGACAACCCCGAGCTGGCCGACCAGATTGAAGCCAAAATCCGCACCATGGCCAAGGGCGACGACGCTGTTATCCCCGTAGATATGAGCGGCCCCGAAGACGGCGACGATACGCTGTAA